A section of the Humulus lupulus chromosome 2, drHumLupu1.1, whole genome shotgun sequence genome encodes:
- the LOC133818747 gene encoding uncharacterized protein LOC133818747, protein MDLKTTEFLKEVQLPYSTAFSKLVDDTVSAIKDSIDKIPQDLQVTADVAPRFVKDIGADKVDFKFKKPKSIEIGGSYSIKCIAKPDINVDLFLRLPKECFHEKDYLNHRYHARRCLYLCVVKKYLTSSPLVHKVEWSTLQNEARKPVLIVHPAMKHVEVPGFVVRLVPTATSLFSISKLNPERNNVRALNQGGISQATPKYNSSILEDMLMEEATESMKKIFLGWKELGEALILLKVWARQRTSIYAHDCLNGFLLSVIIANLARRNRINSSMKAMQIVRVTLTSMATPSFWTRGLHLQLKDQKAIAKEKLQSNQKGPVVKGNQHATFNLAFRMSTIGCIQLQDEATLTLKCFEKCGDGAFEEIFMTKIDFPAKYDHCIRLNLEGRSEVFDSGFCLDDECWRVYEQKVHNVLSEGLSDRVKLVRVIWRNIPSEYLIENGLSKFSSEPLLVGISMSSLEKSSRVIDIGPNPENKEEALKFRKFWGEKSELRRFKDGTIAESTFWESKQWERHLILKRIAEYVLTRHLSLPKENITNIVDQLDFSLVHGATDPISHSSSLLEAFEVLSKRLRLIQDIPLKVSTVQPLDSAFRFTSVFPPEPHPLANEKGGAIRLSRFTSSCIQPLEVMIQLEGSGNWPMDEVAIEKTKCAFLLKIGESLKTNWGMMCTATEDSVDVLMSGYAFRLKIWHERGLSLLKRETESDQVKRVYSTDKELFFRSQHSNMINGLQSRYPVYGPVARLAKRWVASHLFSTCLVEEAIELLVAYLFLKPLPYEAPSSRITGFLRFLLLLSDYDWTFAPLIVDINDDLGTDGEKEITENFMLARKAYESNAQDIKHAMFVATAYDRSSEAWTRFSPHSSELKRLVAYARSSANLLTKLVLEDHSDSLRWECLFRTPLNNFDAVVLLHRDKLPHPQRLLFPSELKQGMYVARGNPSKIFHPFLLPEDLKGSSEELRNKLLVDFDPLRCFLGDVEEEFPSTFKIWYDSLGGDAVGLTWGTNCSKKRGLEDANEEAPNPTKLLKGVGEAGKGFVRSIHLLKAPRSMT, encoded by the exons ATGGACCTAAAAACCACTGAGTTCTTGAAAGAGGTCCAGCTTCCCTATTCAACTGCCTTCTCAAAGCTCGTTGACGACACTGTTTCAGCCATCAAAGACTCCATTGATAAAATCCCTCAAGATCTTCAGGTTACAGCCGATGTTGCTCCAAGGTTTGTCAAAGACATTGGTGCAGACAAAGTGGACTTCAAGTTCAAGAAGCCAAAATCTATTGAAATTGGTGGGAGTTACTCCATAAAATGCATTGCAAAGCCTGATATCAATGTCGATCTCTTTCTTCGCTTGCCCAAG GAGTGTTTTCATGAGAAAGACTATCTGAATCACCGATACCATGCCAGAAGATGTCTTTACCTCTGTGTTGTAAAAAAGTATTTAACATCTTCTCCATTAGTTCATAAGGTTGAATGGTCCACTCTGCAAAATGAGGCACGAAAACCGGTATTGATTGTTCATCCAG CTATGAAGCACGTTGAAGTTCCTGGGTTTGTTGTCAGATTAGTGCCCACAGCAACTTCTCTTTTTAGCATCTCAAAGCTCAACCCTGAGCGAAACAATGTTCGTGCATTGAATCAAG GGGGCATTTCACAAGCAACACCTAAATATAACAGCAGTATTCTTGAAGATATGTTAATGGAAGAAGCCACAGAGTCTATGAAGAAAATTTTTCTTGGATGGAAGGAACTAGGAGAGGCTTTGATTTTGCTAAAG GTTTGGGCTCGACAAAGAACTTCAATATATGCACATGATTGCTTGAATGGATTTTTACTTTCTGTCATAATAGCCAACCTTGCAAGGAGAAACCGAATTAACAGTTCTATGAAAGCAATGCAGATAGTTCGTGTTACATTGACCTCCATGG CTACTCCAAGTTTCTGGACTCGTGGACTTCACCTTCAGTTGAAAGATCAGAAGGCTATTGCTAAG GAAAAGTTGCAAAGTAACCAGAAAGGTCCAGTTGTAAAAGGCAATCAACATGCAACATTTAATCTAGCTTTCAGGATGTCAACAATTGGTTGTATccag CTTCAAGATGAGGCTACTTTGACACTTAAATGCTTTGAGAAATGTGGAGATGGTGCTTTTGAGGAAATTTTTATGACTAAGATTGACTTTCCTGCAAAGTATGACCATTGCATAAG GTTGAACTTGGAAGGAAGAAGTGAGGTGTTTGATTCAGGATTTTGCTTGGATGATGAATGTTGGAGAGTTTACGAGCAGAAGGTTCATAATGTTCTAAGTGAAGGATTGAGTGATAGAGTGAAGCTTGTTCGCGTCATTTGGAGAAACATACCATCAGAATACCTTATAGAAAAT GGCTTATCTAAATTCAGCTCAGAGCCATTGCTTGTAGGAATCTCAATGAGCTCTTTAGAAAAATCTTCTAGGGTGATTGATATTGGTCCAAATcctgaaaataaagaagag GCTCTCAAGTTTCGAAAGTTCTGGGGAGAGAAATCAGAGCTTAGGAGATTTAAAGATGGTACAATTGCAGAAAGCACAT TTTGGGAAAGTAAGCAATGGGAAAGACATCTGATTCTAAAAAGAATTGCCGAATACGTGCTTACTCGCCACCTTTCTCTACCTAAAGAAAATATCACAAATATTGTGGACCAACTTGATTTCTCTTTGGTTCATGGTGCTACAG ATCCTATATCGCATTCCTCTAGTTTGCTTGAGGCTTTTGAAGTTTTATCGAAGCGTTTGCGTCTCATCCAAGATATTCCCTTGAAGGTCTCAACTGTACAACCTTTAGACTCAG CTTTCAGATTTACATCTGTGTTCCCACCTGAGCCTCATCCACTGGCTAACGAAAAGGGCGGTGCCATTAGACTATCTAGGTTCACTTCTTCATGCATTCAGCCGCTGGAAGTTATGATTCAG TTGGAAGGTTCTGGAAATTGGCCTATGGATGAAGTGGCAATTGAGAAAACTAAATGTGCCTTTCTTCTTAAAATTGGAGAAAG CCTAAAAACTAATTGGGGGATGATGTGTACTGCAACAGAGGATTCTGTAGATGTTCTCATGTCTGGATATGCATTTCGTCTTAAAATTTGGCATGAAAGAGGCCTAAGTTTATTGAAGAGGGAAA CTGAAAGTGATCAAGTAAAGAGGGTCTATTCTACAGACAAGGAACTTTTCTTTCGCAGTCAGCATTCAAACATGATTAATGGTCTACAAAGTCGTTATCCAGTATATGGGCCAGTTGCTAG GCTTGCAAAACGATGGGTTGCGTCACATCTATTCTCAACATGCTTGGTGGAGGAGGCAATTGAGCTATTGGTTGCATATCTTTTCTTGAAGCCCTTACCTTATGAGGCTCCATCCTCAAGGATCACTGGGTTTTTGAG GTTTCTACTACTACTATCAGATTATGACTGGACCTTTGCTCCACTAATTGTTGACATTAATGATGATTTGGGTACTGACGGAGAGAAAGAGATAACT gaAAACTTTATGTTGGCCAGAAAAGCTTACGAGTCAAATGCACAAGATATCAAACATGCAATGTTCGTAGCTACAGCTTATGACAGGTCGTCTGAGGCTTGGACCAGATTCTCACCACACTCATCG GAACTTAAGAGGCTAGTGGCTTATGCTCGAAGCAGTGCAAACTTGTTGACCAAACTTGTATTGGAGGATCATAGTGATTCTTTGAGATGGGAG TGCCTTTTCCGAACTCCTTTGAACAACTTTGATGCTGTGGTTCTTCTCCATAGAGATAAATTACCACACCCCCAACGTCTTCTTTTCCCCTCAGAATTAAAGCAGG GGATGTATGTGGCACGGGGGAATCCTAGCAAGATTTTTCATCCCTTCCTCTTACCCGAAGATTTGAAAGGAAGCTCAGAGGAACTAAGAAATAAACTACTGGTAGATTTTGATCCATTGAGGTGCTTTCTTGGGGATGTAGAG GAGGAGTTCCCCAGTACATTCAAGATATGGTATGATTCTCTTGGGGGTGATGCTGTTGGCTTAACATGGGGGACAAATTGTTCAAAG AAACGTGGGCTGGAAGACGCAAATGAGGAAGCACCAAATCCTACTAAGTTACTGAAAGGTGTTGGTGAAGCTGGAAAAGGGTTTGTGAGGAGTATTCATCTTCTCAAAGCCCCTAGGTCAATGACTTAA